In the genome of Deinococcus sp. QL22, one region contains:
- a CDS encoding MFS transporter — MTALHRAYQAYPRGFWVLWWGTLINRLGEFVVPLLGFYLTASAKLSVGEVSVILSMLGLGRFVAEGLSGSLTDRRGARFTMIVALVGGAAMTLALSFATSFIQLVLGVLGFSLLSALYKPAASTAVADLTQGTQRTQAYTLLYWAINVGAATAPVLGGWLAGVSFRLLFWLDAATMAAYALLLALFYPKTARPTRAQAQRRTLFPHDPLLWWFCLASLLFGLTYQSYKLLAVVFAQQGFTPLQYGQVLAVNGALVVVLGLPLGHLISRSNHPRWQSVGAALLGIGFLGHAWAQTLIDHMLAVVVWTVGEIVAYSISKTVISELGPMTLRGTYIGLVGSMSGLASLMAPLIGGALLTSVGSTPMWLAVSALAFAAAVLLLILEEPIVNRRTARSE, encoded by the coding sequence ATGACTGCCCTACACCGCGCCTACCAAGCCTATCCACGAGGCTTTTGGGTACTGTGGTGGGGGACGCTCATTAACCGGTTGGGCGAGTTTGTGGTGCCGCTGTTGGGTTTTTATCTGACGGCGAGTGCCAAGCTGAGTGTGGGTGAGGTCAGTGTCATTCTGAGCATGCTGGGCCTGGGACGGTTCGTGGCCGAGGGACTGAGCGGCTCCCTCACGGACCGTCGGGGCGCCCGTTTCACCATGATCGTGGCGCTCGTTGGCGGAGCCGCTATGACACTCGCCTTGTCGTTTGCGACTTCCTTCATTCAGCTGGTGCTGGGCGTGCTGGGGTTCTCTTTGCTCTCCGCCCTGTATAAGCCTGCGGCGAGTACGGCGGTGGCGGACTTGACCCAGGGCACGCAGCGGACACAGGCCTATACCCTGCTGTACTGGGCCATTAATGTGGGGGCGGCCACGGCGCCAGTGCTGGGTGGCTGGTTGGCTGGCGTGTCGTTCCGCCTCTTGTTCTGGTTGGACGCCGCGACCATGGCCGCTTATGCACTGCTTCTGGCGCTCTTTTACCCAAAGACTGCTCGCCCAACCCGCGCCCAAGCCCAACGCCGTACTCTATTCCCTCATGACCCGCTGCTGTGGTGGTTCTGTCTGGCTTCACTGTTGTTCGGACTGACGTACCAGAGTTACAAATTGCTGGCGGTCGTGTTCGCTCAGCAGGGTTTTACCCCCTTGCAATATGGCCAGGTGTTGGCCGTGAATGGTGCACTGGTCGTGGTGCTGGGCCTCCCGCTGGGCCACCTGATCTCGCGCAGCAACCACCCTCGGTGGCAGAGCGTCGGCGCCGCGCTTCTGGGCATAGGTTTTCTGGGCCACGCTTGGGCGCAGACCCTGATCGATCACATGCTCGCGGTCGTGGTCTGGACGGTCGGTGAGATCGTGGCCTACAGCATCAGCAAGACGGTGATCAGCGAGCTGGGACCGATGACTCTGCGTGGGACTTACATCGGTCTGGTGGGGAGCATGAGTGGGTTGGCCAGCCTGATGGCACCGCTCATAGGCGGCGCTCTCCTGACCTCGGTTGGGTCGACCCCCATGTGGCTGGCTGTCTCGGCCCTAGCTTTTGCTGCTGCGGTTCTTCTCTTGATCCTCGAAGAGCCTATTGTTAACCGCAGGACGGCTCGTTCCGAGTGA
- a CDS encoding transposase family protein — protein MLGTATSAGAVHDLKLFRQSGVRLPNETALIGDAGYQGLWRSHGHAITTHKATRASPLSAEQRQDNRVLAQTRQGIEHVIRRMKIFRVLKGVYRHRRRRFALRVQLIAALCNLTRARPA, from the coding sequence GTGTTGGGCACCGCCACGAGTGCTGGGGCCGTTCATGATCTGAAGCTGTTCCGTCAGTCTGGCGTGCGGCTGCCCAACGAGACGGCGCTGATCGGGGACGCTGGATACCAGGGACTCTGGCGGAGCCACGGGCATGCCATCACCACCCATAAGGCGACGCGAGCGTCGCCTCTGTCAGCCGAACAGCGCCAGGATAATCGTGTGCTGGCGCAGACCCGGCAGGGGATCGAGCATGTCATCCGTCGCATGAAAATCTTCCGCGTGTTGAAGGGCGTGTACCGACATCGGCGACGTCGGTTTGCACTCCGGGTTCAGCTGATCGCTGCGCTCTGTAACCTCACCCGCGCACGTCCCGCCTGA
- a CDS encoding transposase family protein, whose amino-acid sequence MNRKQFRRRTGVSPETFAEMEEVLTLRDGRKKKSGRPAALSVAEQLLMTLEFWREYRTFAHLGDDWGVHDDGVHRTVQRVEAALIASAHFQMPKKRVIQEAQLVYSIVAVDASEVPCERPKKSRAVGTAGRRSAIP is encoded by the coding sequence ATGAACCGCAAGCAGTTTCGTCGACGCACCGGGGTTTCCCCGGAAACCTTTGCCGAGATGGAAGAGGTGCTGACCCTCCGCGATGGACGGAAGAAGAAATCTGGCCGCCCAGCCGCGCTGAGCGTGGCTGAACAGCTGCTGATGACCCTAGAATTCTGGCGTGAGTATCGAACCTTTGCACACCTGGGTGACGATTGGGGTGTGCATGACGATGGCGTGCACCGCACGGTGCAACGCGTGGAAGCGGCATTGATCGCCAGTGCGCACTTCCAGATGCCCAAGAAACGCGTAATTCAGGAAGCGCAGCTCGTCTATAGCATTGTCGCGGTTGATGCTTCTGAGGTCCCGTGTGAACGGCCCAAAAAAAGCAGGGCGGTTGGTACAGCGGGAAGAAGAAGCGCCATACCCTGA
- a CDS encoding NPCBM/NEW2 domain-containing protein yields the protein MHPRLTRSLLVGSALILWLTACGQSPSSGTANPYAGGVSYPWSYTASPHQLTPLSLTAGENNLYYEPILAAHNSWGPIEIDRSNGEQQAGDGETLTLNEVTYTRGYGTHAGSELRFSLKGTDATCTRFTSQIGIDDEVGSLGTVVFEVYLDGQKAYDSGTMIGASVTKTVDLNITGKQELRLVVTDAGDGIDFDHANWAKPMIFCVATTPQPHPHQWQPRRELSAPARPPHRIRRRPGTGG from the coding sequence ATGCACCCACGACTCACCCGTTCCCTGCTGGTCGGAAGCGCCCTCATCCTCTGGCTGACCGCCTGCGGTCAGTCTCCCTCATCTGGTACCGCCAATCCGTATGCAGGTGGAGTGAGTTACCCCTGGTCATACACCGCCTCTCCACACCAGCTCACGCCACTGAGCCTGACCGCAGGAGAAAACAACCTGTACTACGAGCCGATCCTTGCTGCCCACAATAGTTGGGGCCCCATCGAGATCGACCGCTCCAACGGCGAGCAACAGGCCGGAGACGGCGAGACGCTCACCCTCAACGAGGTCACCTACACCCGTGGATACGGCACCCACGCGGGCAGTGAACTGCGCTTCAGCCTCAAAGGCACAGACGCGACCTGTACTCGCTTCACCAGCCAGATCGGCATTGATGATGAAGTTGGCAGCCTGGGTACTGTGGTGTTTGAAGTGTATCTGGATGGCCAGAAAGCCTACGACAGCGGCACCATGATCGGGGCGAGCGTGACCAAAACCGTTGACCTCAATATTACGGGAAAACAGGAATTGCGCCTGGTGGTCACCGATGCAGGCGACGGCATCGACTTTGACCACGCCAACTGGGCCAAACCCATGATCTTTTGCGTGGCCACCACACCCCAACCCCACCCCCACCAATGGCAGCCTCGACGTGAGCTTTCAGCGCCTGCCAGACCGCCCCATCGGATTCGACGGCGCCCTGGCACCGGAGGGTAA